The genomic interval TATCatattttttagtgtaaaaCTTGGTTTCTGGAGGTACACGTGTACTAGATACCTCCAGGTACCAAAacttttagtgtaaaattttggtaccttaGAGATACTTTctcaaggactgtaaaatttctcttttCACAAAGTTTTATGGTACACTTGCAGATGCTGATGGATTTGTTATTCCTAATTTGACCACTCAAGAAGATGATGTTACTGAGCATACTACCCCTAAACCTAAGGATCCTGAACCTCTGAAGGTAAGTTCTAGAATGTCCTTAGATCTCTATGACTCTCTATCATGTATTTATATGTTAGTAATTTTATCTTCATTAACAACTGTACTGCAGTTGATCATACTTCATTCGGATGTAAATTCAATTTGAACaggagaaagaggagaagataTACTTGGGACCTCATGGCGCTCCACCATCTCAAGCAAAGCAGCAGGAGATCAACATAGTTGGCCGTAAGCAGCGATTCAGAAACAAGCTGAAGGAAGCAGATAATAAATTCACTGGCAATGCTCAGGAGAACAAGGTGGAAACCCTGAGGGAGCTCATGGGAGCTAGAACACATAGCAAGGGCGTGCCAAAGAGCTCTCCTCGTGATTGGCTTGATCCTCACTGTCATGAGTCTGAATTTGATAGGAAACCACACTAGGCAACCTCCAAATGATGACCACCGTTACTTCAAACATTGATAAAATGTATATCTGTGGGTGTTATTGctcaacaatatatatatacacatggtcGTCTGATATGCGAAAGAAAAATGTTTATGTGGTGTAACCCGCCGAGCCGAAATTCTATGGCTTCTTTCACCAAATCAGATATATCTACTGAAATTGCGTTGACAGGTGTGTTTTTAGGTGTATAACCGTGGAGAGAAATGGGGGAAATAAGCTGTTGAAGCAGCTGTTATATCCGTAACCTGGAAGATATATCTACTGAAAATTTAGTATTTCAGGTTTGCTTCAAATGATTCATAGATGATACTGAGATTTGCATTTATGCTTTTGCATTATTGGCCTGTCTGGCTGGTTTCTATATTTCACGGCTGTATGTCTGTAGTTTGATCGGCAGTTCAGCATAGTCcttgttctctttttttggCAATCCGTTGGTTATGTAATAACTGCACATAAGCTGTTTTTACTGCAGACCGAATTGAGATTTGAAAGACCGTAATCAAAGAAAAGAGAAGCTGTTTTACTGCAGACCTTGTTGAGATTTGTAAACTGTAATCTAGTTCAGATTCTGCAACTTGCACGTTAACTGAATATCAACTGACAAAGCTGATGCCATAAAAACCTCCTCTTGTACATGACAAAACCTCCTTGGATCAGAAGCAGGAAGGATGTTAATATGAACTGTAATTACTTACAGATTTACAGTACTGGGAAAAAAGGTACTTGTTTATCACATACATTACGTACTGGTATGCTCAAGATCTCTATGAAATTTTACTCTTCAGGGCTCCCGGTAGGAGTGCAGTGGTCGCAGTGAGGAGTTTCTTGGCAGCAAGTAGCAACCTTCCAAGATTTGCTgatgtgatgaactgatgatgatgCGACATGGACGGGAGGAGGTTCACCGGACGGGGACCTTGATCCAGCCATTAGCGAAGGCGATGGCGAGGATGACGAAGGGCGTCGACATGCCAAAGATGATGATGTAGGGCAGCGGCGTTTTCATCGGGTTCTCGCCCTTCCTCTCCCCTGCCGCCTGCCAATACCTGCATTTCCATCAGTTAGCAAGAtcacatgtttttttctctcatgtTTATTTCTCTCAACCACACATCTCTCTGAGAAGAACAtagttcagatttttttttctttatgtttCAGGGAAGAAGGGTAAACAAAAATGCAGAGCTGAGTTGAGTTGAGTTGAGTTGCTTACTGCTCTGGCTCCTCTTCTCTGGTGATGAACTTCTTCTTGTTACCTGCAGGCTTCACCTCCCCATCTCCACCTGTACCTTGCATCACTCAAAATCTTAGGAGTTGTTCAGATTGATatcattttaaaccataccaatttttggtaaaattgtTAAAGATGTGTaaccatttagtttttttttttaccaaactttggtaaatacataagcaATACTGCCAAaacttggcaatattgccaaataAATTTGGTAAGATTATTTAAGTatacttcaaagttcaaacagcTTGCACAGAAAATGGAAGGATACAAAGAGGAATTCAGGAGACCATTATTACCGAGATTGGCTGAAATCCTGGGCCGCCTGACGGTGATGACGCGATTGCGAAACAAACCGGAGCCGGTTTTCTTCGACGGCTGaacggcgaaggcggcggcgccaccgacggcgaggagggagctGAGAGCTACCTTAGCCATGGCCGGCTTGGTGTGGAATGGAGGAGGACGAAAGCTCTCAGACTGTCACACATGTCACATGATATGAGCCAGAAACACAGAGATTATTTTGGATAAGATGGCTGCATCCCTGGCTCATTCTCTTCCATAGCA from Oryza glaberrima chromosome 3, OglaRS2, whole genome shotgun sequence carries:
- the LOC127768882 gene encoding uncharacterized protein LOC127768882, which translates into the protein MAASHPKPAEAVPPPEDAATAAAAAAAEEEEDEWDADGFVIPNLTTQEDDVTEHTTPKPKDPEPLKEKEEKIYLGPHGAPPSQAKQQEINIVGRKQRFRNKLKEADNKFTGNAQENKVETLRELMGARTHSKGVPKSSPRDWLDPHCHESEFDRKPH
- the LOC127768883 gene encoding uncharacterized protein LOC127768883 isoform X2, giving the protein MAKVALSSLLAVGGAAAFAVQPSKKTGSGLFRNRVITVRRPRISANLGGDGEVKPAGNKKKFITREEEPEQYWQAAGERKGENPMKTPLPYIIIFGMSTPFVILAIAFANGWIKVPVR
- the LOC127768883 gene encoding uncharacterized protein LOC127768883 isoform X1 → MAKVALSSLLAVGGAAAFAVQPSKKTGSGLFRNRVITVRRPRISANLGTGGDGEVKPAGNKKKFITREEEPEQYWQAAGERKGENPMKTPLPYIIIFGMSTPFVILAIAFANGWIKVPVR